In Biomphalaria glabrata chromosome 11, xgBioGlab47.1, whole genome shotgun sequence, the following proteins share a genomic window:
- the LOC106071255 gene encoding alkyldihydroxyacetonephosphate synthase, peroxisomal-like: MASKDSEINTSDVKYRLLNNTTNMSNQMIENRMCGNNSEVSNGGLEPEPPSIPKRRQELLKWNGWGYKDSKFYVNKDGHVEFTGERYRISGSTMPGLREWMIKTIGISLEHKTPAQPEISAANIPLPIKNEGFISELRRTAISQSDDCQDRLFRAHGHTVHEIFLLREGKYERIPDLVVWPVSHEEVVKVVELACKHNVVVIPFGGGTSVSEALECPAEEKRMIVSLDTSQMNRILWVDEKNMTMRAECGIIGQDLERKLAERGLCTGHEPDSMEFSSLGGWVATRASGMKKNVYGNIEDLLVHVKMVTPRGVMEKNCQVPRMSCGPDIHHFILGSEGTLGVITEITLKVRPLPPCKKYGSIVFPDFENGVKCMREVAKQRCAPASIRLMDNEQFQFGHALKVESKSILSNFLDGLKKLYITKLKGFDPMKLSVATLLFEGTKEEVAAQEKRVYEIAAAFRGIPAGSDNGERGYMLTFVIAYLRDIAFDYYVVAESFETSVPWDRCLDLCQNVKERLHRECKDHSIQFPPYITCRVTQTYDAGACVYFYFAFNYRGISNPVQLYEEIESRAREEILANGGSISHHHGVGKIRKRWLRKTVGDIGLGTLQAVKQYIDPNNIFGNNNLMINNSSSDNSQQEPQNVLLPSKL, from the exons ACAAGAATTGTTAAAGTGGAATGGCTGGGGCTACAAAGACTCGAAGTTCTATGTCAACAAAGACGGCCATGTTGAGTTTACGGGCGAGAGGTATCGAATCAGTGGAAGTACGATGCCTGGTCTGAGGGAATGGATGATCAAAACCATCGGCATATCTTTGGAGCACAAAACTCCAGCTCAG CCTGAGATATCAGCCGCCAACATTCCACTTCCTATCAAAAATGAAGGTTTCATCTCAGAATTAAGGCGCACAGCTATCTCCCAGTCAGACGACTGTCAAGACAGACTCTTCAGAGCTCATG gaCACACAGTTCATGAGATATTTTTACTGCGAGAAGGCAAATATGAGCGCATTCCGGATCTTGTCGTGTGGCCAG TCAGTCACGAGGAAGTTGTGAAAGTGGTGGAGTTGGCCTGTAAACATAATGTCGTGGTCATTCCATTTGGTG GTGGCACCAGTGTGTCTGAAGCTTTGGAATGTCCAGCTGAAGAGAAAAGAATGATTGTCTCATTGGACACATCACAGATG AATCGTATTTTATGGGTGGATGAGAAAAACATGACAATGAGAGCAGAGTGTGGAATTATTGGACAAGATTTGGAAAGGAAG TTGGCAGAGAGAGGTCTATGCACAGGACATGAACCAGACTCTATGGAATTCAGTTCTCTGGGTGGTTGGGTGGCAACTCGTGCCTCTGGGATGAAGAAAAATGTGTATGGAAACATTGAAGACTTG TTGGTTCATGTTAAGATGGTCACCCCCCGTGGTGTCATGGAAAAGAACTGTCAAGTCCCACGTATGTCCTGTGGTCCAGACATTCACCATTTTATTCTAGGATCTGAAG GTACACTTGGTGTTATCACTGAAATCACTCTGAAAGTTCGGCCCCTCCCACCCTGTAAGAAATACGGCTCCATTGTCTTCCCAGATTTTGAGAATGGAGTCAAGTGTATGAGAGAAGTGGCTAAACAG AGGTGTGCCCCAGCGTCCATTCGTTTGATGGATAATGAACAGTTTCAGTTTG GTCATGCTCTAAAAGTCGAGTCCAAATCGATTTTGTCCAATTTCCTGGATGGTCTAAAAAAATTGTACATCACCAAGTTGAAAGGTTTTGATCCAATGAAATTATCAGTCGCCACGCTGCTGTTTGAAGGCACTAAAGAG GAAGTGGCGGCTCAAGAGAAGCGTGTGTATGAAATAGCTGCTGCATTTAG AGGCATACCAGCAGGAAGTGATAACGGCGAGAGGGGTTACATGTTGACCTTTGTCATTGCGTACTTGCGG GACATTGCCTTTGATTATTATGTGGTGGCTGAATCCTTTGAGACCTCGGTACCTTGGGACAG GTGTTTAGACTTGTGCCAGAATGTGAAAGAGAGATTACACAGAGAGTGTAAGGACCACAGTATACAGTTCCCTCCTTATATTACATGcag AGTCACCCAAACCTACGATGCAGGAGCATGTGTCTACTTCTATTTTGCCTTCAACTACCGAGGAATCAGTAACCCTGTCCAGTTGTATGAGGAGATTGAG TCCAGGGCTAGAGAAGAAATCTTGGCCAACGGAGGCAGTATATCGCATCACCATGGAG TGGGCAAAATTCGCAAGCGCTGGTTAAGAAAAACTGTGGGTGACATTGGTCTCGGCACTTTGCAAGCAGTAAAACAGTATATCGACCCAAACAACATCTTTGGGAACAACAACCTAATGATTAACAACAGCTCCAGTGACAACTCGCAACAGGAACCACAGAATGTTCTGCTGCCCTCTAAACTTTGA